The Capsicum annuum cultivar UCD-10X-F1 chromosome 3, UCD10Xv1.1, whole genome shotgun sequence genomic sequence AAAATcatcattagaatcagcataatcTTCTTTATGACTTTTACCTCTATGAAAAACCTTCTTTGGTATCTGAAAGGTTGAAATCTCCTTTCGTGTCGGCTTAATGTTCTTGAAAACAACCTACAACATACATGATAACCAATTAACCTTCACAGTAATGCAAATCATTCACccactattttttttgtaaattaacATATATGAATGCAGTAAATATATTTACAACATAATCAAAATATCACATAAAACAACATATTTTTAGGAAACTAACCTTAATATTTGAATCATTAAATAAACTTTTCATCAATGATTCATATCGTGGGCGAATAGCATTTGTCTTTCAATTTAGAAGACGTGGTATTTGAGAATCCACCTTGAAAGCAACGGTACGAGGGACAACAGAACAACACTGGTACAACCAAATCTGGATGGCAAGTGGCATTCCATGAAGCATGTAAAACTTTTCTGTGggtttcaactttttattcaaaGTTTTAGCTAATTCTTCATATGCAACCAATCTCCAAGGATAGTCCCTGTAACGATCACTCTCGACCAAATCAAAATGGAGGCGCGGAATAATGACAGTATCAACAGACGAAAGcaaaaattcatgaataaaatataaattaggaaacttgaatGCATCTTCATCATTCTCGTTTCTCCATATTTTAtcagtaacaacaacaaataattcCTTCTTCTGAATAAATCTGGAACCATCAAAATACTgatcaataattttatttggaACGTCTtcatcaaattcaaaatcatccTTGTTTGAATAACAATTCAAATCAGTTACTACAGCAAATTCTCTAAGACTAAAATGCAAAGTTGTGCCCTTTGCATGAATTACTATGTCACTTGTTGAACTTTCCGTAGTCTCCAGTGACATAATGCATCTCCCTAATTGCGCTTGCACAacacaattatttttcttcatgaaaacaccaaaaatactATCAGTACAAAACTTCTTGAATTGATTCTTCGTTAGCATTGCCTTAATACGGTTTTAATGTCATTGACCGTATGACAACCGATAGGTGGTGCAAATTTAGGCAATACTCTtgccatatatattttatcacgcaaaacctataaaaaataaaaatacaattatatgtcTAAAAAGGCCACATAAGTATTTATACAAATACATCTTCAAAGTTGGattacaacataaaaataaaaaattagcatATGTATTATATGAATACATCATTGCTAGAAATATAAGATAACAATCATCAAAATACATACATTGTGatcatatcaaaaaaataaaaaaacaagtgatcataaaatataaattttatcactaacaaaaaacaaaatacataactatCCAGTAATAAATACatttcatgaaatccctaacatacaaaatacatatatattcgATAGATGATCACAAcaaatgaaaaatacatatacaaatacaaattatctaatgaaaacatatacaaatacaaatcttaATATTATCCAATACAATATGTTACACAAGACttaaatacaacaatataaattatctaatcaaaacatatacaaatataaatcttaacattatcaaatacaatatgttaCAAAAGacttaaatacaaaaatacaaattatcTAATGAAAacacatataaatacaaatattaacattatcaaatacaatatgttaCATAAGagttaaatacaaaaatacatatcttaaatatctaatacaaaataaatacaactctAAAACTTATAAGTAACAAATCCCATAAATTTTCAGAATTACATATCTATAACATAACATATATAGATCTTCACATTGAGAACTACAAATTTCATAACTTGACTGAAAGCTAAAATAAGCACACAACTTATTAAttgcatatataaaatacatatattaacatATTGTACATAAACTGCAAAATTTTGCAAATGCAACAATACCTCCTCAACTTTCTCTTCTTCAGATGACGATTCATAATCAGATGAAACCGGGCTTGAATGAGATTTTTCATCTGGCTTTCTCTTTTtcgttgtttttttaattttttttagatttgggAGACAAAGATTCCCTCACTGCTTTCCGTTTCATTATTTTAGCACAAAGATTCCCTCACTGCTTTCCGTTTCATTATTTTAGCAGACTTTTGGGGATCGTTTCACTTCTTCGATCGCAACTCTTGTAAGTTAAGACTTCCCTTTGGCTGATTATTACAAGAAACAAAGTTAATGTTTTCATCTTGGGTTAAACCTAGGCTAAAAAAtggtatttcatcaaaattcatagaACAATTTGCATGCTTTGACATTATAGCGgtaaacaagaaaaaaatcaacacaCGAAATTAAACCTAAAAAAAACTCCCAAATCAAACAcacataattatatgaaaaaaatagtgacgaacaagaaaaagaagaagtcatAAGAAAAATTTAACCTGCATTAACTGAAAAATTACTTGCCATAAAAGGTGGAAACAAGGTTTATCAAGATTTAGGGAGAAATTTTTggatttcgaaaaaaaaaatagcCGAAGGAGATATTGGAGGGAATTGAATCTTTGTTTATGTGTGAAAATAAGTAAACAGAAGGTAAAAAGGCGTGAAAAGTGTATAGTGAAAAAAAGAGAGTGGATGTCACGCGTCAgttaattaaaaaggtaaaatattgttacttttgctaataGTTGTAATTTTGGAAAACTATTGCTATTACTTGTAATTGTTATCTTAAAAttgctagtttatgtaatttttcgtttatttttcttcattccaAACACAAGCTTTGAGATTGCTGTTACCATTTTGAAAGGTAAGCAatatctttattaaaaaaaaatatcttcaatggatatatatatatatgaggtcaaaattattttaattggagaaattttttgtggtaaagtgaaaaataaacatacggaaattaatttattttttaaacatattttGTGTTTTTCATGTCTTTAACATATCAACTATGTTatacaattattttaaaatatcgctgcaaaatataattataaattattttttaaacataaTGTCTTTAACATATCAACTATGTTatacaattattaaaaaatatcgctgtaaaatataattagttatattagataatttttctttgataatattATCTGAATGTGACAACATTTATAAGAGGGTTGTAAGTTAGTTGTTGTAATAGTTTCAACATATAATGCCTACCTAAaactatatcataaaatattattttatatgtcgTCAATTTTCAGCAAGGAGTTTATTTGAAGCACACGATCTTGACTTGTGAACATACAAATGTAATACTATATTTTATTAACCAATTCAACATATGACTTCTATTTGAATTTGAAGCTGTAAATATATATAACTAGCATTTTACTATATATTACTTGGTCAATTGTGATGACCACATCACTGAATATAACAAGAAAAAGATTGTGATGGCCACATATTTTACAggtaaaaacttacacgcacTCGGTGTATACATCAAACTAATATTCTTTATCATGATCAAGTGatttaattaagtaaaatacTTAATCCAAACACATGTCATGCATGTATTGGCTTGGTGTATACACCGAGTACGTCTAAGTTTTAACCTATTTTACATGAGTATATGACTTCTTgaagaaaaacacaaatatgtTTCCCTATAATTTCGATTGAACCTACTTTATTTCTTAAAATAGTTAAGTTTGTTAAGTAGGACCTTGATGAATGTATTTGCCAAGTTCTAATGTCTACTTTTCTTAATTTGCATATATGATTCTAGAAAATTAATTGTATATGCAGATTTATATACATTTTCAAATGCTATGTGGTGCATGTCCAAGTCCAGATAGACGACTCCCTACCAATTTAGCACTTGCTACAAACGATTTGGTGAAGCGGCCGGAGTTGCTCCTCTATTAATTAGaggttttatttttgagttttgggTATGAATAATTTTGTGGTAGGCAATATTTTCTTTAGATAGTTCATACACGACACAAATCTAAATTAGTCAGACTCCAATACCAATATTAAACACTGagtgaaaaatagaaaaggaaaaaagaagaaaaaaaaaacttagcatTCAAGAGTTACAATAAATAGAGTAGCggtgaattcatgatttaaaattttatgagttaatttaattattttatatataaaattttgaatttagaacataatatttataaaaacttAATAATTCTTCACATAATTATCAATATTCTATAGAAAAAGTATTGGATTCGACCAAATACATacataactaataaaaaataagctATAATCCAAATGCATCCAGGCCATCAAACAACACCATCTATATTAATAATTAGTATAGATCTGGTCGATAATATGCTTAGCATAATAATAACTATAAAATTaatctaatttattttatttcgtgAAGGATAATTTTCAAACAGAGAAATAAAGTAATTTTGACATCTAGCATTAACAAAGGAAAAGTACAAGGAAACATAGATCCTTGACATAAGCTGAACTTAATTATGACACTTTTGTCTCCTAATTAAGGTCAAATCCGTACTTAGTGTTAATCCGTACGGCATCATTATctgtttaattattttactagTTTATGATTACTTTGATTAATCACACGTTTAAGACAATAGCTTCCAACTTCGAGAAATAATGACTTATTGCATACATAAACAACTTTTTATGGTTTGtcttttatttagatatttgaacTACAATTTGTTTTAATTGTGAATCTAAATACATGATAAAGTgttaattttaagatattttcgATTCAAATTCTAATTATCTCATATGTTCTCAAATGTCTATTTTGCAAATAAGttaaactgtctaaaatatgccacatcctttaattCTATACATTCATCTCAATAAATTGTAAAACTTCATGAATATTATAATTAAGAATGATGCGTACAATTAAAGGAGGTGACATATTTTAAGTATTTAACTTAACTAATGTTTGATAAGTGCATTTTCAAAATCTGAACCACTATACGGAATAAGACAACACTTGATGGGAATTGTGTAGTAAGGAATGATAAAGAGTGAAATTCAGTTGAGAATTGTGTTTCACCGTGAATACTAGCTCAAAAGAAATGGTTCGagtctctctttttatttttcgaaTCAAGAGATTCATGAATCGGGATTCTGATCCATTTGGATACAAATGGTCCAATGGGAGCAAGAATAATATTCATGAACCCTTGGAAGAATCTGTTTCGGAGCAAAAGAACCATTTTCAAGTACCGATAGATCATAAATGAAATTTAATGACAAATTTGAAGTACTATCAATGTATTCAACTTTTAACCTGTGTACTACTTAATTCTGCgtagaatttttattttgtgtctcATGTAAATACAAtaatcatttaaattttaaatgtgcTCTATGCTTGACAAATATATCAATTTCAGTTTTTCTcttcaaacaatttttttttcttcgtcCACTTCTTTTACTATTCTTCCTCATCCTTAACTTCTCTACTGTTATTTTATCTGACTTGTTCTTTTTTTGTGTGCTCAcgatatataaataaaaaacaataataaaaataattctttttttaagaattttactCTTGGATCTATTTTAGACGTGAaaacaaatatttcttttttgatgTATTCAATCGTGTTTTTCAAGTAATTGTTACCTTATGGTTTTTCCCTTAGTTTCTTGTGTTTTTTGGAT encodes the following:
- the LOC124896613 gene encoding uncharacterized protein LOC124896613 gives rise to the protein MLTKNQFKKFCTDSIFGVFMKKNNCVVQAQLGRCIMSLETTESSTSDIVIHAKGTTLHFSLREFAVVTDLNCYSNKDDFEFDEDVPNKIIDQYFDGSRFIQKKELFVVVTDKIWRNENDEDAFKFPNLYFIHEFLLSSVDTVIIPRLHFDLVESDRYRDYPWRLVAYEELAKTLNKKLKPTEKFYMLHGMPLAIQIWLYQCCSVVPRTVAFKVVFKNIKPTRKEISTFQIPKKVFHRGKSHKEDYADSNDDFQDPPLKHQLSISKKKYQGDSSNSPAKKKLKNLSKGVDQHTPKRTPPSRAVKMSSVKTPIFKAIQSKETVPSNRKDIPVQSPDMCFFNLEDEDDVLSKKVFEKFRDEVHKVFNDIQNLVTTRCDQIMNSINEMKVKDYEFVKPQLDETDKDTSPHESTPSLHHDFDKSSEGMLDKIDTSVHEARDVCDSTNIGAATEIIENISMADCEKLILDEQINSEVHTHEAVFGEGKSQPDLRDS